Proteins co-encoded in one Enterobacter sp. R4-368 genomic window:
- the gmd gene encoding GDP-mannose 4,6-dehydratase, whose translation MSKVALITGVTGQDGSYLAELLLEKGYEVHGIKRRASSFNTERVDHIYQDPHTSNPKFHLHYGDLTDTSNLTRILQEVQPDEVYNLGAMSHVAVSFESPEYTADVDAMGTLRLLEAIRFLGLEKKTRFYQASTSELYGLVQEIPQKETTPFYPRSPYAVAKLYAYWITVNYRESYGMYACNGILFNHESPRRGETFVTRKITRAIANIAQGLESCLYLGNMDSLRDWGHAKDYVKMQWMMLQQEKPEDFVIATGVQYSVRQFVEMAAAQLGIKLRFEGTGVEEKGIVVSVTGHDAPGVKPGDVIVAVDPRYFRPAEVETLLGDPSKAHEKLGWKPEITLQEMVSEMVAKDLEAAKKHSLLKAHGYEVAIALES comes from the coding sequence ATGTCTAAAGTCGCTCTCATCACCGGCGTAACCGGGCAAGATGGCTCTTATCTGGCTGAACTGCTTCTGGAGAAGGGTTACGAAGTTCACGGCATTAAACGCCGCGCTTCCTCATTCAATACCGAGCGTGTGGATCACATCTATCAGGATCCGCACACCAGCAACCCGAAATTCCATCTGCACTACGGTGACCTGACCGATACCTCCAACCTGACGCGTATCCTGCAGGAAGTGCAGCCGGATGAAGTCTACAACCTGGGTGCGATGAGCCACGTGGCTGTGTCGTTCGAATCTCCGGAATATACCGCCGACGTTGATGCCATGGGTACGCTGCGTCTGCTGGAAGCCATTCGCTTCCTGGGTCTGGAGAAGAAAACCCGTTTCTACCAGGCGTCCACTTCTGAGCTGTACGGCCTGGTGCAGGAAATCCCGCAGAAAGAGACCACGCCGTTCTATCCCCGCTCTCCATACGCGGTTGCCAAACTGTACGCGTACTGGATCACCGTGAACTACCGTGAATCCTACGGTATGTACGCCTGCAACGGCATTCTGTTCAACCACGAGTCTCCGCGCCGCGGCGAAACCTTCGTGACCCGCAAAATTACCCGCGCTATCGCCAACATCGCTCAGGGTCTGGAATCCTGCCTGTACCTCGGCAACATGGACTCCCTGCGTGACTGGGGCCATGCCAAAGATTACGTGAAAATGCAGTGGATGATGCTGCAACAGGAAAAACCGGAAGACTTCGTTATCGCGACCGGCGTGCAGTACTCCGTGCGTCAGTTCGTCGAAATGGCGGCGGCACAGCTGGGTATCAAACTGCGCTTTGAAGGCACCGGCGTGGAAGAGAAAGGCATTGTTGTTTCCGTGACCGGCCATGACGCACCGGGCGTGAAACCGGGCGATGTGATTGTCGCCGTTGACCCGCGTTACTTCCGTCCTGCTGAAGTGGAAACCCTGCTGGGCGACCCGAGCAAAGCGCACGAAAAACTGGGCTGGAAACCGGAAATCACCCTGCAGGAGATGGTCTCTGAAATGGTGGCAAAAGATCTGGAAGCAGCGAAAAAACACTCACTGCTTAAGGCCCACGGTTACGAGGTTGCCATCGCGCTGGAGTCCTGA
- the wcaF gene encoding colanic acid biosynthesis acetyltransferase WcaF gives MQDLKGFSVPKGFRGGNAIKVQLWWAVQATLFAWSPQVLYRWRAFLLRLFGAKVGKGVVIRPSVKITYPWKLTLGDYSWVGDDAVLYTLGDISIGANSVVSQKCYLCTGSHDYMSAHFDINATPIVIGEKCWLATDVFVAPGVSIGDGTVVGARSSVFKSLPANVICRGNPAVVTRERVEKVTP, from the coding sequence ATGCAGGATTTAAAAGGATTCTCCGTGCCGAAAGGTTTTCGGGGCGGCAACGCTATTAAGGTTCAACTGTGGTGGGCGGTTCAGGCGACATTATTTGCCTGGTCCCCGCAGGTGCTGTATCGCTGGCGCGCATTCCTGTTGCGCTTATTTGGCGCAAAGGTTGGAAAAGGCGTGGTTATTCGTCCATCGGTAAAAATTACTTATCCGTGGAAATTAACATTAGGCGATTACAGCTGGGTAGGAGATGACGCAGTGTTATACACGCTGGGTGATATTTCTATCGGTGCGAATTCAGTGGTTTCTCAGAAATGTTATTTGTGCACCGGCAGTCACGATTATATGAGCGCGCATTTTGATATTAACGCGACGCCAATCGTGATTGGTGAGAAGTGCTGGCTGGCGACAGATGTGTTTGTCGCGCCGGGCGTCTCCATCGGCGACGGGACGGTAGTCGGTGCGCGCAGCAGTGTTTTTAAATCGCTTCCGGCAAATGTGATTTGCCGTGGCAATCCCGCAGTGGTGACGCGCGAACGCGTTGAAAAGGTAACTCCCTGA
- the wcaE gene encoding colanic acid biosynthesis glycosyltransferase WcaE — translation MLLSVITVAFRNYEGVMKTWQSLAHLAKAQNIEFEWIVVDGGSQDGTEEFLKNLNGQYNLRYISERDKGIYDAMNKGIDMAAGRFALFLNSGDIFHEEIVDVVRQLNDEQENAMYIGDALLDFGDGTKIRRGAKHGWYIYHSLPASHQAIFFPVNGLKTYPYDLQYKVSSDYALAARMFKAGFPFKRLKGLVSEFSMGGVSTSNNLELCQDARNVQRKILRMPGFWAQLSYMLRLRTTGKTKALYNKA, via the coding sequence ATGCTGCTAAGTGTTATTACTGTCGCGTTTCGTAATTATGAAGGTGTGATGAAAACCTGGCAGTCGCTGGCTCACCTGGCGAAAGCGCAAAATATTGAATTCGAATGGATTGTGGTTGACGGCGGTTCTCAGGATGGTACTGAGGAATTTCTGAAAAACCTCAACGGTCAGTACAATTTACGCTATATCAGCGAACGCGATAAAGGCATCTATGATGCTATGAATAAAGGGATCGATATGGCCGCAGGACGCTTTGCGCTGTTTCTTAATTCCGGCGATATTTTCCATGAAGAAATTGTGGATGTTGTTCGTCAGTTGAATGATGAGCAAGAAAACGCAATGTATATTGGCGATGCGCTGCTGGATTTCGGTGATGGCACAAAAATACGTCGTGGCGCAAAACATGGCTGGTATATTTACCACAGCTTACCGGCCAGTCATCAGGCTATATTTTTCCCGGTAAATGGTCTGAAAACTTACCCCTACGATCTGCAATATAAAGTCTCTTCCGATTACGCATTAGCCGCCAGAATGTTTAAAGCGGGTTTCCCGTTTAAGCGTTTGAAAGGCCTTGTGTCTGAATTTTCGATGGGCGGCGTATCAACATCTAATAACCTTGAATTATGTCAGGATGCTCGCAATGTGCAGCGTAAAATATTACGCATGCCGGGCTTCTGGGCACAGTTGTCTTATATGTTGCGTTTACGGACGACCGGCAAAACGAAAGCCTTATATAACAAAGCATAA
- the wcaD gene encoding colanic acid polymerase WcaD, translated as MSHSIKVCSYLLLPLIYLLVNVKLLQLGESFPITIVTFLPVLLLLYVERISVKKLMIALGAGAGLTLFNFIFGKSLDASKYVTSTMLFVYIVIIIGMVWSIRFKTISPHNYRKILRFFYAVVAFVVLLAAMEMAQIILTGGSSLMETISKYLIYSNSYVLNFIKFGGKRTTALYFEPAFFALALISIWLSIKQFGIKTPKTDAMILAGIVLSGSFSGVMTFILFYLLEWAFQYLNKEAIRKKLPLAIISLAVFIVGVVFAFPYIAERIGDLGTEGSSSYYRIIGPLVMVGYSLTNIDGVVRFGSLYEYVASFGIFNGADVGKTIDNGLYLLIIYFSWFAVLLTGWYLFKVGKMTINAFGNNQNFRVQLYLFTPISLFFTGSIFSPEYAFLIVCPFILRKALNIAAT; from the coding sequence ATGTCTCATTCTATCAAGGTCTGTAGCTACCTCCTGCTGCCGCTCATTTACCTGCTGGTTAACGTCAAACTCCTCCAGTTAGGAGAGAGTTTTCCGATCACTATCGTGACGTTTTTGCCAGTGCTGCTGTTGCTCTATGTTGAGCGCATCAGTGTAAAAAAACTGATGATAGCGCTGGGAGCCGGGGCAGGGCTGACGCTGTTTAACTTCATTTTTGGTAAGTCGCTGGACGCCAGTAAATATGTCACCTCGACGATGTTGTTCGTTTATATCGTGATCATCATCGGCATGGTGTGGAGCATCCGCTTCAAAACCATTTCACCGCATAATTACCGTAAGATCTTGAGATTTTTCTATGCGGTAGTGGCATTCGTGGTGCTGCTGGCGGCGATGGAAATGGCGCAGATTATCCTCACTGGCGGCAGCAGTTTAATGGAGACGATTTCGAAATATCTCATCTATAGCAACAGTTACGTGCTGAATTTTATCAAGTTCGGCGGTAAACGTACTACGGCGTTATATTTCGAACCGGCATTCTTCGCTCTGGCGTTAATCTCAATTTGGCTCAGCATCAAACAGTTTGGTATCAAAACGCCGAAGACCGATGCTATGATTTTGGCAGGGATAGTTCTTTCGGGATCGTTCTCAGGGGTAATGACATTTATCCTGTTTTATCTGCTGGAATGGGCTTTCCAGTATCTGAACAAAGAGGCGATCCGTAAAAAGTTACCATTGGCAATTATTTCACTGGCAGTCTTTATTGTTGGCGTTGTATTTGCTTTTCCATATATCGCAGAACGAATCGGCGATTTAGGTACGGAAGGCTCTTCCTCGTATTATCGTATTATCGGTCCGCTGGTGATGGTGGGATATTCACTGACCAATATTGATGGTGTAGTAAGATTTGGCTCACTTTACGAATATGTCGCATCATTCGGAATCTTTAACGGTGCGGACGTCGGGAAAACAATAGACAATGGGTTGTATCTGCTGATCATTTATTTTTCATGGTTTGCGGTATTACTAACCGGATGGTATCTGTTTAAAGTTGGGAAAATGACGATAAATGCCTTTGGCAACAATCAGAATTTTCGCGTTCAACTTTATCTGTTCACTCCGATATCGTTGTTTTTTACGGGGTCTATCTTTAGCCCGGAATATGCGTTTTTAATTGTTTGTCCGTTTATTCTGCGCAAAGCGTTGAATATCGCGGCTACATAA